In one Chiloscyllium punctatum isolate Juve2018m chromosome 47, sChiPun1.3, whole genome shotgun sequence genomic region, the following are encoded:
- the LOC140468500 gene encoding probable G-protein coupled receptor 139 codes for MEIFHSSLGRSGECLISDFRLIFYILSLSVNFLLMLVLSRGKCALSNCTTRCLLAMAASDLLFIFADIIQRRLKELYFPGCFLDITPVCSAVYVLFRASTDCSVWFTVLFTFDRFVAICCLKMNRKYWTDKALAVALAATTILLCSKNIPIYFRFRPGRIINNVPMYCHIKSSYFTDPRWQAFKWFDIILTPFIPFMLILLMNTLTVRYILVASRVRKCLMGPSKGESRKDTETKSLKNSVICLFTISISFILLWGVNSASTVYFIVKEIGPWRKHHFTWAGEMLRDLSCSTNTLFYAVTVPKFRDKFRNAVQQLVT; via the coding sequence ATGGAGATCTTCCATAGCTCTCTGGGCAGAAGTGGAGAATGCTTGATTAGTGACTTCCGACTTATATTTTATATTCTGTCCCTTTCAGTTAATTTCCTGCTGATGTTGGTTCTCTCTCGGGGAAAGTGTGCCCTCTCTAACTGCACAACCCGCTGCCTGCTGGCTATGGCAGCctcagatctactgttcattttTGCTGACATCATACAGCGGCGATTGAAAGAACTTTACTTCCCAGggtgtttcctggacatcaccCCTGTGTGCAGTGCTGTCTATGTCCTGTTTCGTGCATCCAcagactgttccgtctggttcactgtccttttcacctttgatcgttttGTAGCCATTTGCTGCTTGAAAATGAACAGAAAATATTGGACAGATAAAGCTTTGGCTGTGGCTCTGGCTGCAACCACCATTCTACTCTGTTCAAAAAACATTCCCATCTATTTTCGGTTTCGACCTGGGAGGATAATTAACAATGTTCCAATGTACTGCCACATAAAGTCAAGTTATTTTACTGATCCTAGGTGGCAAGCGTTTAAGTGGTTTGATATCATTTTAACGcctttcattccattcatgttgaTCCTATTGATGAACACTTTGACGGTCAGGTACATTTTAGTGGCCAGTCGAGTCCGCAAGTGCCTGATGGGTCCGAGCAAGGGAGAGAGTCGCAAAGACACAGAGACGAAGAGCCTGAAGAATTCGGTGATTTGCCTCTTCACCATATCCATCAGCTTCATACTTCTTTGGGGAGTGAACAGTGCAAGCACCGTATACTTCATCGTTAAAGAAATAGGTCCTTGGAGGAAACATCACTTCACATGGGCCGGAGAAATGCTTCGTGATTTaagctgcagcacaaacacattattttatgcagtgaCTGTGCCCAAGTTTCGAGATAAGTTCAGGAATGCGGTGCAGCAACTGGTCACGTAA